Proteins encoded within one genomic window of Prauserella marina:
- a CDS encoding ABC transporter permease encodes MTVTKTTPSGKSTKGAPHPSSFAALSRAMFKGFVRDKATLFFTFLFPLMFLVIFGLIFGNQGESKTRIGVVGDGPVVSALERVEALELAPIDSPAEAERQVKEGDLPAFVAEDGGTITLRFAASDQTQASTVAGIVNGVVSQANVAATGQPPRFTVDSAQVEDESLKPIQFMAPGIISWAVSIAAVFGAALTFVSWRKKQVLRRLRLAPVQPVTVLTSRVVVSLGIAVLQFALFVAVALLPVFGLRLSGQWWLAIPLLLLGTLAFFSIGMLVGAFCKTEEAASGAANLITLPMAFLSGAFFPIDAIPSWLQGISWAFPMRHLNEGILDVMVRGKGAEALLIPALVLVAFTAVVGFVAAKVFRWED; translated from the coding sequence ATGACCGTCACCAAGACCACGCCGAGCGGCAAGAGCACGAAGGGCGCGCCGCATCCTTCGTCGTTCGCCGCGCTGTCGCGAGCCATGTTCAAGGGCTTCGTCAGGGACAAGGCGACGCTGTTTTTCACCTTCCTCTTCCCGCTGATGTTCCTCGTCATCTTCGGATTGATCTTCGGGAACCAGGGTGAGTCGAAGACCCGCATCGGTGTCGTCGGCGACGGTCCCGTCGTCAGCGCGCTCGAACGCGTCGAGGCACTGGAACTCGCGCCCATCGATTCGCCTGCCGAGGCGGAGCGACAGGTCAAGGAAGGCGATCTGCCCGCTTTCGTGGCGGAGGACGGCGGCACGATCACCCTCCGGTTCGCCGCGAGCGACCAGACCCAGGCGAGCACGGTGGCAGGCATCGTCAACGGCGTCGTCAGCCAGGCGAACGTCGCGGCGACCGGGCAACCACCTCGGTTCACGGTCGACTCCGCTCAGGTCGAGGACGAGTCGCTCAAACCCATCCAGTTCATGGCTCCCGGCATCATCTCGTGGGCGGTGTCGATCGCGGCCGTGTTCGGCGCGGCGCTGACATTCGTGAGCTGGCGCAAGAAGCAGGTGCTGCGCAGGTTGCGGCTCGCGCCGGTGCAGCCGGTGACCGTGCTGACCTCGCGCGTGGTCGTCTCGCTCGGAATCGCGGTGTTGCAGTTCGCGCTTTTCGTCGCGGTCGCGTTGCTGCCCGTGTTCGGTCTGCGACTGTCCGGACAGTGGTGGCTCGCGATTCCGTTGCTGTTACTCGGCACGCTCGCGTTCTTCTCCATCGGAATGCTCGTCGGCGCGTTCTGTAAGACCGAGGAAGCGGCGAGTGGTGCTGCGAACTTGATCACATTGCCAATGGCGTTCCTTTCCGGAGCCTTCTTCCCGATCGACGCGATTCCTTCGTGGCTGCAAGGCATTTCGTGGGCATTCCCCATGCGGCATCTCAACGAAGGAATTCTCGACGTCATGGTGCGTGGCAAGGGAGCGGAGGCGCTGCTCATTCCGGCGCTGGTATTGGTTGCTTTCACCGCGGTTGTCGGTTTTGTGGCCGCGAAGGTGTTCCGCTGGGAGGACTGA
- a CDS encoding ABC transporter ATP-binding protein yields MASPQALSVRGIHMSYGDLRAVDGVTFDVAEGEFFGILGPNGAGKTTTLEIAEGLRKPDAGSVSLLGQPAWPRNVDLLPRIGVQLQASAFFEKLTAREQLETFGSLYGVRSARVDEMLELVGLTDKADTQEAKLSGGQRQRLSIACALVHDPDIVFLDEPTAALDPQARRNLWDVLREVQSKGKTIVYTTHYLDEAEVLCDRVAIMDNGKILAMDAPARLVRDLDAATRVFLERGALSVETARNLPGADSVTEDELSLVISTRTAAPLLAALAESGTLDGLQVRTATLEDVFLDLTGREYRA; encoded by the coding sequence ATGGCATCGCCACAGGCCCTTTCCGTAAGGGGCATCCACATGAGTTACGGAGATCTGCGTGCCGTCGACGGGGTGACCTTCGACGTCGCGGAGGGGGAGTTCTTCGGCATTCTCGGTCCCAACGGAGCGGGGAAGACGACGACGCTGGAGATCGCGGAAGGCTTGCGCAAGCCGGACGCGGGCAGCGTGTCGCTTCTCGGTCAGCCCGCGTGGCCGCGCAACGTCGATCTCCTCCCCCGCATCGGGGTACAGCTCCAGGCGTCGGCGTTCTTCGAGAAACTGACCGCGCGTGAGCAACTGGAGACATTCGGTTCGCTGTACGGGGTCCGCTCGGCGAGGGTCGACGAGATGCTCGAACTCGTCGGCCTCACCGACAAGGCCGACACTCAGGAGGCCAAGCTGTCGGGAGGACAGCGGCAGCGGCTTTCCATCGCCTGCGCGCTGGTGCACGACCCCGACATCGTGTTCCTCGACGAGCCGACGGCGGCACTCGACCCGCAGGCGCGGCGCAACCTGTGGGACGTACTGCGCGAGGTGCAGTCGAAGGGCAAGACCATCGTCTACACCACCCACTACCTCGACGAGGCCGAGGTCCTGTGCGACCGCGTCGCCATCATGGACAACGGCAAAATCCTCGCGATGGACGCTCCGGCACGGCTGGTGCGTGACCTCGATGCCGCGACGAGGGTCTTCCTCGAACGCGGCGCGCTTTCGGTCGAGACGGCGAGAAACCTGCCGGGCGCGGACAGCGTCACCGAGGACGAGTTGTCGCTCGTCATCTCCACCCGCACCGCGGCGCCGCTACTCGCCGCGCTCGCCGAGTCCGGCACGCTGGACGGGCTCCAGGTGCGTACGGCAACCCTTGAGGACGTGTTCCTCGACCTCACCGGCCGGGAGTACCGCGCATGA
- a CDS encoding LacI family DNA-binding transcriptional regulator, protein MTDVARAAGVSIKTVSRVVNAEAPVHPGTAAKVHAAIERLGFRRNAGARNLRTGSGTGTLGLIVEDIGNPFYSELHRAIERAAATGGRHVLAASSEGDEERERDLALEFCARRVDGLVIIACGERHDYLAAELKAGTPVVFVDRPCGELDADTVLADDEGGAAMAVAHLARLGHREIGFLGDAPEIHTTRQRLLGFRRGCEEAGIDYDERLVRLGLRARGTETDLADVSAALRDTGAATAIVTGNNRITVAALRTLAAGGRRPELVGFDDFELADLLDPPVSVVASDLTALGTTAAQLLLARTRGDRFPPKKVVLPMRLIDRSHPLPREESAP, encoded by the coding sequence ATGACCGACGTGGCGCGCGCGGCGGGGGTGAGCATCAAAACGGTGTCGAGGGTCGTCAACGCCGAGGCACCCGTCCATCCGGGCACTGCGGCGAAGGTTCACGCCGCCATCGAAAGGCTCGGGTTCCGCCGCAACGCCGGTGCCCGCAACCTGCGAACCGGATCCGGAACCGGCACGCTGGGTCTGATCGTCGAGGACATCGGGAATCCCTTCTACTCCGAACTGCACCGTGCGATCGAGCGCGCGGCGGCGACGGGCGGACGGCACGTGCTCGCCGCGTCGTCGGAGGGCGACGAGGAGCGGGAACGCGATCTCGCGCTCGAATTCTGCGCGAGGAGAGTCGACGGGCTGGTCATCATCGCCTGCGGCGAGCGACACGACTACCTCGCGGCCGAGCTCAAGGCCGGAACCCCCGTCGTCTTCGTCGACCGCCCCTGCGGGGAACTCGACGCCGACACCGTGCTCGCCGACGACGAGGGCGGCGCGGCGATGGCCGTCGCCCACCTCGCGCGGCTCGGTCATCGCGAGATCGGCTTCCTCGGCGACGCTCCGGAGATCCACACCACGCGACAACGGCTGCTCGGTTTCCGCCGCGGCTGCGAGGAGGCAGGTATTGATTACGACGAGCGGCTGGTCCGGCTCGGCTTGCGCGCGCGGGGTACGGAAACCGACCTCGCCGACGTGAGCGCGGCACTGCGGGACACGGGGGCCGCGACGGCGATCGTCACCGGCAACAACCGGATCACGGTCGCGGCGCTGCGGACACTGGCGGCCGGAGGGCGACGGCCCGAACTCGTCGGCTTCGACGACTTCGAACTGGCCGACCTGCTCGATCCTCCGGTCTCGGTCGTCGCGAGCGACCTGACCGCGCTCGGTACGACGGCGGCCCAACTGCTGCTGGCGAGAACGCGAGGAGACCGGTTCCCGCCGAAGAAGGTCGTACTGCCCATGCGGCTCATCGACCGATCCCATCCCCTGCCCCGCGAGGAGAGCGCCCCATGA
- a CDS encoding class I mannose-6-phosphate isomerase → MNTPLEPLRLPANQPAQFYRGGEAIAALRGGDVLDFGPEDWVASTTTLYGKDTEGLTRLPDGRWLRDAVAADPIGWLGEPHLAAYGVSTALLVKLLDAGQRLPVHFHPDNGFAERHFDSHFGKTEAWIVVGTHGEDPTVHAGFRETHSKDAIGEWVRDQDAPAMLGALNSIPVRAGDTVYIPSGLPHAIGAGVFVVELQQPTDFSLTIEWRDFLANPERGHLGIGFDTALDALDTTGWDPERLGSIVKHTAASTESTVDLLAAGSGPFFRAERLSPGDKPLRLDPGFAVLVVLDGAGSLRSGDREQPLGKGDTFVIPHAAGELELEGTLTAIRCRPPAPGAHGH, encoded by the coding sequence ATGAACACGCCACTGGAACCGCTGCGGCTGCCTGCCAACCAGCCCGCGCAGTTCTACCGGGGCGGCGAGGCGATCGCCGCGCTGCGCGGCGGTGACGTACTCGACTTCGGCCCCGAGGACTGGGTCGCGTCGACGACGACCTTGTACGGCAAGGACACCGAAGGGCTCACCAGGTTGCCTGACGGACGATGGTTGCGCGACGCGGTCGCCGCCGATCCGATCGGCTGGCTCGGCGAACCGCACCTCGCGGCCTATGGGGTGTCGACGGCGCTGCTGGTGAAGCTGCTCGACGCGGGCCAGCGGCTGCCCGTTCACTTCCATCCGGACAACGGCTTCGCCGAACGGCACTTCGACTCACACTTCGGCAAGACCGAGGCGTGGATCGTGGTGGGAACGCACGGCGAGGATCCGACAGTGCACGCGGGGTTCAGGGAAACCCACTCGAAGGACGCGATCGGCGAATGGGTACGCGATCAGGACGCACCAGCCATGCTCGGGGCACTCAACAGCATTCCCGTGCGCGCTGGCGACACCGTGTACATCCCTTCCGGGCTGCCGCACGCCATCGGCGCGGGGGTTTTCGTCGTGGAGCTCCAGCAGCCGACGGACTTCTCACTCACCATCGAGTGGAGGGACTTCCTCGCGAACCCCGAGCGGGGACATCTCGGAATCGGCTTCGACACCGCGCTCGACGCGCTGGACACGACGGGCTGGGACCCGGAGCGGCTTGGCTCGATCGTCAAGCACACGGCGGCGAGCACCGAGTCCACTGTGGACCTCCTGGCCGCCGGTTCGGGTCCGTTCTTCCGCGCGGAACGGCTGAGCCCCGGGGACAAGCCGCTCCGGCTCGACCCCGGTTTCGCCGTGCTGGTGGTGCTCGACGGTGCCGGTTCACTGCGATCCGGCGACCGTGAGCAGCCACTCGGCAAGGGCGACACGTTCGTCATCCCGCACGCGGCGGGTGAACTCGAACTGGAGGGCACGCTGACCGCGATCAGGTGCAGGCCGCCCGCACCTGGCGCCCACGGTCACTAG
- a CDS encoding isocitrate lyase/PEP mutase family protein produces the protein MSAGTLRELHVPGKPLLLPNAWDADTATLVEEAGFPVVATSSVAVARTLGYPDGEGTPVGEVFAAVARIARVVSVPVTVDAESGYGLEPAELVERLLESGAVGCNIEDTDHGKGAPREAGEQADLLAGIRQAAGDALVLNARVDMFLHGDERTAFDEAVGRSRRYLDAGADCVYPILAKRADTIAALTEALHPAAVNITYLPDGPGLAELAGLGVARVSLGGGLWHAGRSWLKDRLTALSGGTPPY, from the coding sequence GTGAGCGCGGGGACGCTCAGGGAACTCCACGTTCCGGGAAAGCCGCTGCTGCTGCCGAACGCGTGGGACGCCGACACCGCGACACTCGTCGAGGAGGCGGGGTTTCCCGTGGTGGCCACGAGTTCGGTCGCCGTGGCCAGGACGCTCGGCTACCCCGACGGTGAGGGCACACCCGTCGGCGAGGTGTTCGCCGCCGTCGCCAGGATCGCGCGCGTGGTGTCGGTACCGGTCACGGTCGACGCCGAATCCGGGTACGGGCTGGAGCCTGCCGAGCTTGTCGAGCGATTGCTTGAGAGCGGGGCAGTCGGTTGCAACATCGAGGACACCGACCACGGTAAGGGAGCGCCGAGGGAGGCGGGCGAACAGGCCGACCTGCTCGCCGGTATCCGGCAGGCCGCCGGTGACGCGCTCGTGCTCAACGCGCGGGTCGACATGTTCCTTCACGGCGACGAGCGGACGGCGTTCGACGAGGCCGTCGGACGGTCGCGCCGTTATCTCGACGCGGGGGCGGACTGCGTCTACCCGATCCTCGCCAAGCGAGCGGACACGATCGCCGCGCTGACCGAGGCCCTGCACCCCGCCGCCGTCAACATCACGTATCTCCCTGATGGACCCGGTCTCGCGGAACTCGCCGGACTGGGAGTGGCGAGGGTGTCACTGGGCGGCGGTCTGTGGCACGCGGGCAGGTCCTGGCTCAAGGACCGGCTTACCGCACTTTCCGGAGGCACCCCGCCCTACTAG
- a CDS encoding carboxymuconolactone decarboxylase family protein encodes MTQRIQISATLPAAYKGLVALHDTIEKAAADAGLDQSLFELVKIRASQLNGCAFCLDMHSRDALKLGETAQRVVMVATWWETELYTEKERAAFALTDAVTKLSEHQEVPDQVYEQATAVFTEEQYSAVIWAIAVINAFNRLGVTSKKLLPKEPW; translated from the coding sequence GTGACCCAGCGGATCCAAATCAGTGCCACCCTGCCCGCCGCCTACAAAGGGCTTGTCGCCCTGCACGACACGATCGAGAAAGCGGCTGCCGACGCCGGTCTCGACCAGTCGCTTTTCGAACTCGTCAAGATCAGGGCATCCCAGCTCAACGGCTGCGCCTTCTGCCTCGACATGCACTCGCGGGACGCGCTCAAGCTCGGCGAGACCGCGCAGCGGGTCGTCATGGTCGCCACGTGGTGGGAAACCGAGCTGTACACCGAGAAGGAGCGGGCGGCGTTCGCGCTCACCGACGCCGTGACGAAACTGTCCGAGCACCAGGAAGTGCCGGACCAGGTCTACGAGCAGGCCACCGCCGTGTTCACCGAGGAGCAGTACTCGGCCGTGATCTGGGCCATCGCGGTGATCAACGCGTTCAACCGGCTCGGCGTCACCAGCAAGAAGCTGCTTCCGAAGGAGCCGTGGTGA
- a CDS encoding PLP-dependent aminotransferase family protein: MARTWTSLGPDVHFDWDPGTGRLGLADAIRDAIRKGRLSHGAVLPSTRALASDLGIARGTVTRIYADLTAEGYVHSRQGAPTTVAADVPRPSPPPHARSGPGAPRWDLRPGQPDLSAFPRDDWASATRRVLQHTPASLFGYGDRLGVARLRESLASYLARSRGVVADPQRIVVCGGFSHAVSLLTTALRELGETDIAFENPSLYRFRDIAKAAGARVIPVPVDDEGIDVSSVDSPAVVVTPAHHFPLGVTLAPGRRTALAKWASASGAFVLEDDYDGEFRFDRTPVGALQTLAPERVAYAGTVSKTLAPGLRLGWLVLPRVLVEPVRAALEWQGWRAPVIEQLTFAELLDSGAYGRHIRRRRASYRKRRDLLLATFPDAVAKHDIPAGLQLLLRLPPSGPREEDVLAAAARHSLGLEALGPHWMTPCDHPQGIVVGYTTPPEHAYTGALSALRTVLAEAGGAGRHP, from the coding sequence ATGGCAAGAACGTGGACCAGTTTGGGTCCTGACGTGCACTTCGACTGGGATCCCGGCACTGGCCGCCTCGGCCTCGCCGACGCGATCCGCGACGCCATTCGCAAGGGACGGCTCTCCCACGGCGCCGTACTGCCCTCCACTCGCGCGCTCGCGAGCGATCTCGGCATCGCGCGAGGCACCGTGACGAGGATCTACGCCGACCTGACGGCGGAGGGTTACGTGCACAGCAGGCAGGGCGCGCCGACAACCGTCGCCGCCGACGTCCCGCGGCCCTCGCCCCCGCCGCACGCGCGCTCCGGACCAGGAGCGCCCCGGTGGGATCTACGGCCAGGGCAGCCCGACCTGTCCGCGTTTCCCCGCGACGACTGGGCTTCCGCGACCCGGCGCGTGCTGCAACACACCCCCGCCTCGCTGTTCGGGTACGGCGACCGGCTCGGCGTGGCCAGGCTGCGCGAATCGCTCGCGAGCTACCTGGCCAGAAGCAGAGGCGTCGTCGCGGACCCGCAACGCATCGTGGTGTGCGGAGGGTTCTCGCACGCGGTCTCCCTGCTGACGACGGCATTGCGGGAGCTCGGCGAAACCGACATCGCCTTCGAGAATCCCTCGCTGTACCGGTTCCGCGACATCGCGAAGGCGGCAGGCGCGCGCGTCATTCCCGTTCCCGTGGACGACGAAGGCATCGATGTGTCCTCAGTGGACAGCCCGGCGGTCGTGGTCACCCCAGCGCACCACTTTCCGCTCGGCGTGACGCTGGCGCCAGGGCGGCGGACCGCGCTCGCGAAGTGGGCGAGCGCGAGCGGAGCGTTCGTGCTCGAAGACGACTACGACGGCGAGTTCCGGTTCGACCGAACACCGGTCGGGGCGCTGCAAACGCTTGCCCCGGAACGCGTCGCGTACGCGGGCACCGTGAGCAAGACACTCGCCCCCGGCCTCCGGCTCGGCTGGCTGGTACTGCCGAGGGTGCTCGTCGAACCGGTGAGGGCCGCGCTGGAATGGCAGGGCTGGCGGGCCCCGGTCATCGAGCAACTCACCTTCGCCGAACTACTCGACTCCGGCGCATACGGCAGGCACATCCGGCGGAGGAGGGCAAGTTACCGCAAACGGAGGGACCTGCTGCTCGCGACGTTTCCCGACGCCGTGGCCAAGCACGACATCCCCGCCGGATTGCAGCTGCTGCTCCGCCTGCCTCCCTCCGGGCCCCGTGAGGAGGACGTCCTCGCGGCGGCGGCCCGGCATTCACTGGGCCTCGAAGCGCTCGGCCCGCACTGGATGACCCCCTGCGACCATCCACAAGGGATCGTCGTGGGGTACACGACGCCGCCGGAACACGCCTATACCGGCGCACTGTCCGCGCTGCGCACCGTGCTCGCCGAAGCGGGCGGGGCCGGTCGACACCCCTAA
- a CDS encoding amphi-Trp domain-containing protein, whose amino-acid sequence MSATPRDIERFYSTPEVVAKLRRLADALESETPFRIQIAGERIRVPARAEFSIEHERGDGEEEIEFQLKWKLADSSDGDDDADDSDDADGTVV is encoded by the coding sequence GTGAGTGCGACCCCACGCGACATCGAACGTTTCTATTCAACGCCGGAGGTAGTGGCGAAACTGCGCCGCCTGGCCGACGCGCTGGAATCGGAGACCCCGTTCCGCATCCAGATCGCGGGCGAGCGGATCAGGGTTCCCGCGAGGGCCGAGTTCTCGATCGAGCACGAGCGCGGCGACGGCGAGGAGGAGATCGAGTTCCAGCTCAAGTGGAAGCTCGCCGACAGCAGCGACGGCGATGACGACGCTGACGACAGCGACGACGCTGACGGCACGGTCGTCTGA
- the meaB gene encoding methylmalonyl Co-A mutase-associated GTPase MeaB, with product MDVGELVEQARAGKARAVARLLSLVEDDHPRLPEIAAALVPHTGAATIVGLTGPPGVGKSTSTSMLLSALRERGKRVAVLAIDPSSPFSGGALLGDRIRMTEHATDSGVFIRSMATRGHLGGLSSATPAAVRVLDAAGFDVVLIETVGVGQSEVDVVRLADTTVVLLAPGMGDGIQAAKAGVLEIADIFVVNKADRPGADATVHELRSLVAMSRREISGASWRQPIVRTVAAEGVGADEVVAALAEHRTWLRERGELDRRRTGRARAEIEAIALRRLRSELGELRGRDRLGELAEGVVARELDPYRAADRLVAELHGGQG from the coding sequence ATCGACGTCGGTGAGCTGGTCGAGCAGGCTCGGGCCGGAAAGGCGCGCGCCGTGGCGAGGCTGCTCTCACTCGTCGAGGACGATCATCCCCGCCTTCCCGAGATCGCGGCGGCGCTCGTCCCGCACACCGGGGCGGCCACGATCGTCGGGCTCACCGGCCCGCCGGGGGTCGGCAAGTCGACGTCGACGTCCATGCTGCTCTCGGCTCTGCGCGAGCGGGGAAAGCGGGTGGCCGTGCTCGCCATCGACCCCTCGTCGCCGTTCTCGGGCGGCGCGTTGCTGGGTGACCGGATCCGGATGACGGAGCACGCCACCGACAGTGGGGTGTTCATCCGCTCCATGGCGACAAGGGGACATCTCGGTGGGCTTTCCTCGGCGACTCCCGCCGCGGTACGGGTGCTCGACGCGGCGGGTTTCGACGTCGTACTCATCGAAACCGTAGGTGTCGGTCAGTCCGAAGTGGACGTCGTAAGGCTTGCCGACACCACCGTCGTGCTGCTGGCTCCCGGCATGGGAGACGGCATCCAGGCGGCGAAGGCCGGAGTGCTGGAGATCGCCGACATCTTCGTCGTCAACAAGGCCGACCGGCCGGGCGCCGATGCCACGGTGCACGAGTTGCGCTCGCTTGTCGCGATGAGCAGAAGAGAGATCAGTGGCGCGAGCTGGCGGCAGCCGATCGTTCGGACGGTCGCGGCCGAAGGCGTCGGCGCCGACGAGGTGGTCGCCGCGCTCGCGGAGCATCGCACCTGGTTGCGTGAGCGGGGAGAACTCGACCGGCGCAGAACAGGAAGGGCCCGCGCCGAGATCGAGGCCATCGCACTGCGCAGGCTGAGGTCGGAACTGGGCGAACTGCGGGGGCGAGACCGGCTCGGTGAACTGGCCGAGGGAGTCGTCGCCCGCGAACTCGACCCCTACCGCGCCGCCGATCGGCTCGTCGCCGAGCTACACGGCGGGCAGGGGTAG
- a CDS encoding acetyl-CoA C-acetyltransferase: MTGSVILGAARTPIGRLLGSLKDFSGAQLGGFAIKAALERAGVAPDAVQYTIMGQVLTAGAGQIPARQAAVAAGIPMDVPALTINKVCLSGLDAIALADQLIRAGEFDLVVAGGQESMTQAPHLLPKSRSGFKYGDTTLVDHMAHDGLFCAFDQVAMGASTEKYNSRYGLTRQDQDAFAARSHQRAAAAIADGTFAEEIVDVEIPQRKKDPLVFGTDEGVRADTTAEGLGALRPAFAADGTITAGSASQISDGAAAVVVASKAKAAELGIAPLAEIGAHGVVAGPDASLHEQPANAIKAALAKAKLEVGDLDLVEINEAFAAVGLVSAQKLGLADDVVNVNGGAIALGHPIGASGARLAVHLAYELRRRGGGLGAAALCGGGGQGDALLISVPKS, encoded by the coding sequence GTGACCGGTTCCGTGATCCTGGGTGCCGCCCGTACGCCGATCGGTCGGCTGCTCGGCTCGCTGAAAGATTTCTCGGGCGCGCAGCTCGGCGGCTTCGCCATCAAGGCGGCACTCGAACGCGCGGGCGTCGCGCCGGATGCGGTGCAATACACGATCATGGGCCAGGTGCTGACCGCTGGAGCCGGTCAGATTCCCGCCAGGCAGGCCGCGGTCGCGGCAGGCATCCCGATGGACGTTCCCGCGCTCACGATCAACAAGGTGTGCCTTTCCGGGCTCGACGCGATCGCGCTCGCCGACCAGCTCATCCGCGCGGGCGAGTTCGATCTCGTCGTCGCGGGAGGGCAGGAGTCGATGACCCAGGCCCCGCACCTGCTGCCGAAGTCGCGCTCCGGCTTCAAGTACGGCGACACGACACTTGTCGACCACATGGCCCACGACGGCCTCTTCTGCGCGTTCGACCAGGTCGCCATGGGCGCCTCCACCGAGAAGTACAACTCGCGGTACGGCCTGACGAGGCAGGACCAGGACGCCTTCGCCGCGCGTTCGCACCAGCGCGCCGCCGCGGCGATCGCTGACGGCACGTTCGCCGAGGAGATCGTCGACGTCGAGATCCCGCAGCGCAAGAAGGATCCGCTCGTCTTCGGCACCGACGAGGGCGTCCGCGCCGACACCACGGCGGAGGGACTCGGCGCGCTGCGGCCCGCGTTCGCGGCCGACGGCACCATCACGGCCGGTTCGGCGTCGCAGATCTCCGACGGTGCCGCCGCCGTCGTCGTGGCGAGCAAGGCCAAGGCAGCCGAACTCGGCATCGCGCCGCTCGCCGAGATCGGCGCGCACGGGGTGGTCGCAGGCCCCGACGCGAGCCTGCACGAGCAGCCTGCCAACGCCATCAAGGCCGCGCTGGCCAAAGCAAAGCTTGAGGTCGGCGACCTGGACCTGGTCGAGATCAACGAGGCGTTCGCCGCGGTCGGTCTCGTTTCCGCTCAGAAGCTCGGCCTCGCCGATGACGTGGTGAACGTCAACGGCGGCGCGATCGCGCTGGGTCATCCCATCGGAGCCTCGGGCGCGCGGCTCGCGGTACATCTGGCCTACGAACTCCGCAGACGAGGTGGCGGCCTCGGCGCCGCTGCCCTGTGCGGCGGTGGTGGCCAGGGTGACGCGCTGCTGATCAGCGTTCCGAAGAGCTGA
- the mce gene encoding methylmalonyl-CoA epimerase, whose amino-acid sequence MRKALEPFITTIDHVGIAVADLDAAIEFYAANFGLEATHTEVNEEQGVREAMLHAPGDGAGPAVQLLAPLRPESTIAKFLDSKGPGLQQLAFRVTDVDAAAETLRANGLRLLYPEAKRGTAGSRVNFVHPKDAGGVLVELVEPGQEQ is encoded by the coding sequence ATGCGAAAGGCACTGGAGCCGTTCATCACGACCATCGATCACGTCGGGATCGCCGTCGCCGACCTGGACGCCGCAATCGAGTTCTACGCGGCGAACTTCGGACTCGAAGCCACGCACACCGAGGTCAACGAGGAACAGGGCGTCAGGGAAGCCATGTTGCACGCGCCAGGTGACGGCGCGGGCCCCGCCGTGCAGTTGCTCGCTCCGCTCCGGCCGGAATCCACGATCGCGAAATTCCTCGACAGCAAGGGCCCAGGGCTCCAGCAACTCGCGTTCCGGGTCACCGACGTCGATGCGGCCGCCGAGACGCTGCGGGCCAACGGCCTGCGGTTGCTCTACCCGGAGGCGAAAAGGGGCACGGCGGGCAGCAGGGTCAACTTCGTGCATCCCAAGGACGCGGGCGGGGTCCTCGTCGAGCTGGTCGAGCCAGGCCAGGAGCAATGA
- a CDS encoding TetR/AcrR family transcriptional regulator, whose protein sequence is MGRKQTDDPSARERILLAAERLFAELGFDATPTSRIAEVAGVPKGLVHYYFRRKHDLLSALVERLPDEQVEPAGVVVAGDIAQSLRGLVAELDRRLSSSRVLSHLLWRESDTHRAIREALQSRYEVLVKQVRAVINGAAGHRVLPREDVDSAAALLALAISYRHSVARHSKDSLPEEMERELTFIAGSLTLRAQTAQGIGGS, encoded by the coding sequence ATGGGGCGCAAGCAGACCGACGACCCCTCCGCGAGGGAACGCATCCTTCTCGCGGCCGAACGATTGTTCGCCGAACTCGGTTTCGACGCCACCCCGACCTCCCGGATCGCGGAGGTCGCCGGGGTGCCGAAAGGACTCGTTCACTACTACTTCCGGCGCAAACACGATCTGCTGTCCGCGCTGGTGGAACGCTTGCCGGACGAGCAGGTGGAGCCGGCGGGCGTCGTGGTCGCCGGAGACATCGCGCAGAGCCTGCGCGGACTCGTCGCCGAACTCGACCGGCGGCTGTCCAGCTCGCGCGTGCTCTCCCATCTGCTGTGGCGGGAGTCCGACACGCACAGGGCGATCCGCGAGGCGCTTCAGAGCCGCTACGAGGTCCTGGTCAAACAGGTGCGGGCCGTCATCAACGGCGCGGCGGGTCACCGTGTCCTCCCGCGGGAGGACGTCGACAGCGCGGCCGCGCTGCTCGCGCTCGCGATCAGTTACCGGCACTCCGTCGCGCGTCACTCCAAGGATTCGCTGCCCGAGGAGATGGAGCGCGAGCTGACGTTCATCGCGGGTTCGCTCACCCTGCGCGCGCAGACGGCGCAGGGCATTGGTGGTTCGTAA